The Thomasclavelia ramosa DSM 1402 genome includes a region encoding these proteins:
- a CDS encoding energy-coupling factor transporter transmembrane component T family protein, protein MDNMTFGKYIPVNSLIHQLDPRLKIGALLIFLIAIFFDAGFIGYGIMGVFVLLVAGLSNISIKHILKAIKPMVFMMLFLMIFNIFLINTGSVLFTIGSLKIYSGALIQSAYIFIRLILIITLTTILTSSTKPLDLTLAIENLLNPFKRFGFPAHELAMMISIALRFIPDLLDEAKRIMKAQASRGVDFNEGTISEKIKAIVSLIIPLFISAFQRAEDLANAMESRNYNPEASRTRYKSLNWQTSDTMAFALTIVVSGTVIIMSFVL, encoded by the coding sequence ATGGATAATATGACATTTGGTAAATATATTCCTGTTAATTCTTTAATCCATCAATTAGATCCCCGATTAAAAATAGGAGCTCTACTAATCTTTTTAATTGCTATTTTCTTTGATGCAGGGTTTATTGGATATGGTATCATGGGAGTATTTGTTTTGTTAGTTGCAGGATTATCAAATATTTCTATTAAACATATTTTAAAAGCAATTAAACCGATGGTTTTTATGATGCTCTTCTTAATGATTTTTAATATTTTTTTAATCAATACAGGAAGTGTATTATTCACAATTGGATCACTTAAGATTTATTCGGGGGCATTGATTCAATCAGCGTATATTTTTATTCGCTTAATTTTAATTATTACTTTGACAACTATCTTAACATCTTCAACTAAACCGCTCGATTTAACACTAGCAATTGAAAATCTATTGAATCCGTTTAAGCGTTTTGGTTTCCCTGCTCATGAATTGGCGATGATGATATCAATTGCTTTACGTTTTATTCCAGATTTATTAGATGAAGCTAAGCGTATCATGAAAGCTCAAGCAAGCCGCGGTGTTGACTTTAATGAAGGTACTATTTCGGAAAAAATTAAAGCGATTGTTTCTCTAATTATTCCCTTATTTATCTCTGCTTTTCAACGAGCTGAGGATCTTGCCAATGCAATGGAAAGTCGTAATTATAATCCTGAAGCATCGCGTACTCGTTATAAATCATTAAACTGGCAGACCAGTGATACAATGGCCTTTGCACTTACAATAGTTGTTTCCGGTACTGTGATTATAATGAGCTTTGTTTTGTAA